The Methanobacterium formicicum DSM 3637 nucleotide sequence TATAAAATACCCCCAGACCAATGAAGATGAGTGTAATGGTTGTGGAAGATGCTCCGAAGTCTGCAAGGTGGAAGCCATTAACATAAGAGGCGAAACATCCTACACCAACTACGATATATGCGTAGGATGTGGGAAGTGCATGACTGCCTGCCCCCACAATGCACGGGAAACCAAAGAAGAAGGTTTCATGCTCTACATAGGTGGTAAAGCCGGTAGGGAACTGGTACAAGGATTCAGTACCAAGGTTGAAACAGTAGATGAAGTAACCGATTACATAGACAGTGTACTCAAGGTTTACAATAAATATGCAGATAAACCACAAAGAGAACGCCTGGCATCAACCATAAAACGTATTGGGCAGACTAAGTTTATTAATGAGGTTAAGGAAGGTCTTTAATAAAAAAGGTTAATTATCCCCCTCTGGGGGATAATCATCTCCTCTTCAAGAGTTAACTAATTCTTCAGAAGTTAACTAATGTTTAATAAGTTAACTACTATTACCAATCTTCCCATCTTTCATCTTGACAGTTTTATGGGCGTACTCTGCAGCCATGGGGTCGTGAGTGACTATAATAATACTCATCCCTTCATGGTTTAACTCGGTTAACAGATCCATGATCATCCGGCTGTTTGTGGTGTCCAGTTCCCCTGTTCATCAGCGAGTATTAAAACAGGATCGTTGGCCAGGGCTCTGGCTATAGCTACTCGTTGTTCTTCTCCGCCGGATAACTGGGTTGGAAGTCGATCATATTTTCCTGAGAGTCCCACTCTGTCAAGAATTTTCCTGGCTTTTTCCTGGTCTGGTTTTATCATGGGAAGCATGACATTCTCTTGTGCGGTTAACTGGGAAAGTAAGTTAAAGCGTTGGAAGATGAATCCGATTTTGGTTCTTCTCAGTTTGGCCTGTTGTTTTCCTGAAAGTTCTTTGATGTTTTCACCGTTAAGGATAACATCTCCCTTGGTGGGTTGATCAAGTATGCCAGCCAGGTGCAGAAGGGTTGATTTCCCGGACCCTGAAGGCCCCATCACTGCTATGAATGCACCATCTTCTACCTTGAAGTTAATCCCTTGAATAGCATTGATTTTTTCCGCACCCATCTGGTATGTTTTCCATACTTCTTTAATTTCCAGTATATCAGTCATAACGCAATGCCTCCACTACGTTGAGTCTTGATGCTCTCCAGGCAGGGTATAATCCAGCCAGGACACTGAGCACTGTAGCTCCACCTACCACAGACAGAACCAGCCAGACCGGTAACATATACATTAGAGTGATGTCTTCCACTCCAAGCTGTGCTCCGTAGAATGTTATAGCCAGTTGCAGGAGTACTGCAGCTATTATTAAACCAAATATTGATCCAATAAAACCTAATAGACCAGCTTCCATGAGGATACTGCCTAACACTTCACGGTTGGTAAATCCAATGGCCTTTAAAACTCCAATTTCACGTGTTCTTTCGGTTACATTAACCAGCATGATGTTCACAATACTAATAACTCCCACTATGAGTCCTATACTGGCAATTGCACCTATAAAGAGCATTATACCATTCATTGCATCATCAATCTGTTTAGAGTAGTCAGACTGGGTCATTGCCATGGTCCCTGGGACCTGACTTTCAACAGTGTTTTTGACTGTATCAGGATCTCCTTTAACACTGGCAGTGACATCGGATACTTTATTATCATTTAAAGGAAGGGCTTGGTCAATGTCTAATAATACAAGGCCCTGCATTGTTTTTTGTTTGGTTGTACCGGTTATAGTAAACTCTTTATCATTAATAACGATCTTGCTGCCTATTTTGTAATCGAATTTATCCACAAGTGTTTGATCAACCACCACCCCGTTGGTTCCGTTTACCTTGTATTGATCCCAACTAGACACACCCACAACGTATATTGGTGTTCTGTTAATTTCTGAGGAGAATGCAGTTTCATCTTTTACATTATAAAGCTGTGACATGTTTTGGATTTTACTCACAGCTTCTGAATCTAGATAGTATTCTCCTGATGAATAAGCCCCTCCAGAACTATTATATATGGTTATATCACCGGCCATAGATTGCATTTTGTCTTTGGTATAGGCTTTCATCCCAGTTCCTGCACCCATGAGAAGAAGCAGAGTGGCCACTCCAATTATTATGCCCAGCATGGTAAGAGCACTCCTCAACTTCCTTCTTTTCAAATTCTTAAACGATAATCCATATATGCCCATTTACTCGCCTCAATTTACTTTTTTTTAAATTTGTTCCCCTTATTGATTGTTTTTAAAGATATTTTCAAGATTTTAAGGTTTATTATAAGAAAATTGTCTAATCTCCTCCGCAATTATCATATCTCTTCTAGAATAAACACTTCCTCAATATTTTTTCTTTTTAAAGCTTTTGTCACGTTGTATGCTAAGATTAATGATGGATTGTACCTTCCCTGCTCTAGAGCAATGATTGTCTGTCGGGTTACATCCACAGCTTCTGCTAACTCTTCCTGAGTCATTTTAAGCTCTTTTCTAAATTTTTTAATTTCAGTCTTCATTTTTTCCCACAGTTTTAATTCGTTTTCAACTCCTCCGCTCCAGTTTATATAGGGTCATGACATTTATTATTCCACCTATGAGTGCTGTAATTATGAATAATATGCTTAAATTAGCTTTAATTCCACTAAAGCTTGAGAATATAATGGACATGATGATCATGGTTATGATCATCCCCCATGCAGCATTTCTCATGGCAATGGCGGAGTGGATCTGTTCTCTTTCATCCAGTGATTTTAAAGATGCGCTTAATGCATCCATAAATAAGAAAAGGAATAATACTGTAGCAATTAAATTAATAATTAAATTTTCTGTGAATAATATTCCAAATAAAAGACCTATTATTGCAACTGTTAAATAAACTGCCCCTTGCCAGGTTATTTTGTAACCCAAAAAACCCCGATTTTTTCTTTTGAACCATTCTGGTTTTGCAATAATCATTTTTCCACCTGTCAAAAATATATTACATTTTATGTAAGAAATATATTACATATTATTTAAATGTTTCTATTTTGTGGAAAAATATTACTCCGAATATAACTCATCTTCCCTTAACTGTTTAATCAGTTGAATATTTTGAAAATTAATTTAAATCACAGGATGGAGGCAGCACAGACTGTATCTGCACTGCCTGAGAAATAAAAGAAGAAAGTTTTATGTTTATGTGGGTGGCAAAACAGGTAGAGAAGTGGTGGATGGAGTCAGTATAAATAAACACATTAAATGAGTTAACTGATTACATGTGCAGTTTACTGAGAGTTTACAACAAGTACGCAGATAAACCACAAAAAAGAAGATTGGTCACAGTTTCTTAAGAATATCAAGTTGTTTCAGGAGAAAAACAGCCACTTTAGAGTCTTTTTTTAATCCAAAAAATAACCCTTCAAACCTCACCCTTCAATTCCTTTAACTCCTTCTTCATTCCTGCAACAAGTTGTGTTAGTTTCCTGATTCCATCCAAGGAAAAATTAATTGGAGAACTTTTGATATTTAAGTAGTCGATATGTCTCAAGTAATTAATGCTAGCTAATTTGTTGGGGTTATATTATTTGAACTATTTTTTCACATTTGATTCATTAAACTAACTAGAAAATTAGTTTATTTAACAATCTTAATCAAACTTGAAACTGTTACTTTTGTCATTTAAATCTTCCTTTGGTGCTTATTTCATGATTTAGTCTGCATGGATTGTGATTGTCTTCCCATAGCGGCCCACAAGCTTATAGTGATACCTGCGACTAGTATGGCACCTAGAAGCAGCGGAGCACTTGGGAATGCGCTGATGCTGTGGAGGAAAAATACAGCAACTATGGTAATGGTAAAGCCCCAAAAGACCGTCCAGTCTCCACAGAAAAAGTCAAAAAGCTCCCTCAGGATGCGGAGCGGAATAGGATACTTTTGCTGGGTTGGCTCTTTTATATTTGAATTCAGCGTACGTTGGCTTATCCACTTGATTAGTAGCAGGCACAACAGTAGATAGTACGCGATCAGCACGAGGATAAACAGATCAGAAAGCGGCCATGTGATGCCGAGCCCTTCTCCGCTCCAAAATGTACCGAATGTCACTAGCATGATGCCCACCATGAACTTGAGCGTATTTTCAGGGATATTGGTAAGCGGTTTGCGTATCGCCACACCCAGCACCATCACGACAATGAGCGCCATAAGAGCAGCGATACTGGTTGTTGAAAGCCCTTGAAATGCATCTGTAGCGCCGGTCAAACCGAAAGTGATAACGATCACGGCGACCTCCAATCCTTCAAGAAGTACACTTTTGAAGGAAGTTAGAAAACCGAATTTGCTGAATTTAGAGCTATCTTCGCCCATATCATCAAACTCATGTCTACGTGTCTCGTATATTCTGGCTTCATCATGTTTGGCCTTGAGCCCGGTATAACGTAAAATTGCCTTTTCCAGCCACTGGATACCGAAAAGCACTAAAATAACTCCGATCACAATGCGCAGGATATCGATAGGGACAAACAGGACGATAGCGCTGCCAAACACTGCAACAAGCACCGCCAATACGGCAAATCCTGCAACTGCACCCCACAAGCTGCTTTTCCAGTTGATTGTTGTACCGATGGCCAGTACGATAGTTAGGGCTTCGACGAATTCAACGATAGATGCCAAAAAAGCCGGTAAAAAAAGAGACCAGATCATACAACATTACTCCTGCAATTGCCTTAAATAATCCCTTAAAATATCCCATGCATCTTTACTTACTCTTGGAGCACCCGCATTTTTCATGATTCTACCTACTGGAGCTTTTGGTAATTCCATAAATCTCACCACATCATTATATTTTATTAAAATGATTCATTGCTATTAATATGGTATAGATGTTCTCATAATAAAATAATACTTAAATATTTTAAGTAATTAAAAATCTAATGAACTAGTTAAGTATTCGATATGTCTCAACTATCTTTTTCGGAGGTCATCGGGGTCAGCTAGGAAGTATGCATCCTGAACCTTATCCTTAAGTTTATGTCCCCATATGCTCCCGGATTTCCTCTGCCATTCCTGCGTTTATTAGTTGGGTGTTGAAGAATTTCCTGAGCATATGACTGGTTGCTTTGTTGAAGCATCCTCATTTGGTTCCCAGTTATTTAATGAGTAATGAAGAGCATTTGAAATTAAAAAAATATAAAATAAGATGGGATACCCTGGAAACTGGTATCATACATCAATACCTATAGAAGTCTGATAAAAATATTTTCCAAATTTATTAATTTTTCTATATTTTTCCATGTCTCTTCATTTGCATAAGTGTTGGAACATACATAATTACAAATCCAAGGATCATGGACAATATAATGTCTGTTGTGCTTAGTATTCCAGATATTATAAAGTTATAGTAGATGAAAACTGTTACAGGTGCGTATATTGCACTTGCAGTGACTACACCTGGAGAATATTCACCATACCGCAGGGTATAGTATGCATGCATTAAAAAATTTGTAAATATCCATGCAGCAGTGGCTAATCCTATCACCATAGTCCATTCATTGGTATAAAAGATTGCAAGAGATACTGATATTAGAACATAAGCCATGAGAATAATATTTCCAACGAAGAACTCTTTATAGTTTTTAGGTTGTCCATAATACTTTATAGCGAAAGGCATGAATCTTGGTGCTTCTTCAATAATATGTATAAAATAAGCTATTGGTACAAGCCATAAAATACTTAAATCCATTTTATTAATCCCCCTTTTAAAATTAATTATGATTTTTTAAAATTTATAGTAATAAATAACTATTTATTATAAAATTGAATAAAATTAATAATAGAATATTTACTCATATCTAACAAAATTTCCTAAAAATAAAATTTTGCCTAATCATTTTAGCTCCAACCTTTGATAGTTACTTGCAATAAGAGCAACTAAATAATCAAAAAAATAAGCCCCACTCAAGCCTCACCCTTCAACTCTTTTACTCTTTTTTCATTTCCACGACTTGTTTTTGTAAATTATTGATTTCATCCAAGGAGAAATTAATTGGAGAACTTTTTATATTTAGTGATCGATACTGTCTCAGGTAACTTTTTCGTAGGTCATCTGGGTCGGCTAGGAAATATGCGTCACGAACCCTATCCTTAAGCTTATGTCCCATCATTGGGGTCCTGAATTCTCTGCATTTCATCTATTAATTAGCTGGGTATTGAAGAGCTTAATAATAGGTGCTTTATGTTTTGTAAAAAATGGAAATTTTCATAAAAAATAAATTTAGAAAAAGGTTTGGTTAATAAACTGAACATTTGAGCTATAAAAGTCATTGTTTAAAGAAACGTTTAGCTCCAAAATTAGTGTTCTTAGTAGTTTTCCTTTTCCTTTTGATACAAAAGTAATATTTTTCGCACCCAATTCAACATTGGTTAGCTGGTATGAGAATTTACCTGCACTGTCGGTTGTGACACTTTGATTGTTTATGGTTAAATTAGCCCCAGGCTCTGTAGTTCCAGTAACTTCAAATGTATCCATGGATTGACTAACCGGTTTGATATCTGTGACATTCAGTGCTGTTATCGACATAACAAACCACATACCAAGAGCCACAGCAGCTATAATTATTATCAAAAACACAACAAAAATTCCAATCAAAATTTTAGTAGCTGTGGTTCGTCGTTGCCACCATCCTTTTTTTTCCTTCCTTTCTTCAGGAATGTCTGACATTGTATCCTCCGCAATTTTTTTTATAACATTTGGAAAATGTAAAAAATTACAATTCCTGTTAAAGATGTAATATTATATTAAAAATAGTTATTGTAAGAAAAAAATACTGAAATAGACAGAAATTAATTATTCAAATTAATTGGGGAACTGTTCACGTTTACGTATTTTATATACAATTTCAAACTCTAATAAGTTTCAACATAATCATTTTAAAATCTGAATTAAATTAAATGAATATTAAGCGGTTATTTTAATCATTATATTTTATTTAAATAGTTTTTACTTAAATAACGGTTCAAAATAGAATTAAAATCAAATAACCAATTAAAATTAACTAAAAATCATTTCCATCTCTTATTTAATATGCCTAATGATTATTTATCACTTGAATCAATTAACCACCGTGGATTCTACTTACAGAACCACGGATAACATGGTACCCCTGGAGTTTTTCTTTTAAAACAGCCGCACAATTATTCACTGGGTCTCCAGAACAATACAATAATGTAATAGTACCATTCTCTTTTTCTAAATTTCTAATTATGCCCTGTAGTGTTTTTTTATTTTTGAGTTCACTACGGTATTGTTCTTTAAATTTATCAAAATTCAGGTTATTTTTATTTAAAAAAGCGTAACAGTTAGATGATGGTGCTATTTCCTTAAGAAATAAGTTAACTTCTGATTTTTCAAAGTCTACGTCCTCAACACATATTTCTTCAACCATTATTCTAAAACCATCTTCATTCAGTGCTGGTTCTTGAATATTTTTAATTTTTATCATGAAATTCTCCGCATATAAATTTCATGGAAAAGTTATTTATCCTCTATTTGTCTGCCATTATTTAATTATTGATTAACTGATTAAGTCACTTATTAATTTTCAACACTTAATCTGAATCTGGAAAACAATCCCATGCCTATTATAAATAGTATGGCGGTGAGAACTGCGCTCCAGGCCAGGTCATAAGTAATGGCACTCAATCCATTTCCATATATCAAAACTGATTTCAATGCATTTAAAATATGAGTCCAGGGAAGTATATCATATATCTGGAAAGATCTACCCATTATTTCACCTACCACTACTTGGGGAAGCTGGAAAAATGCTCCAACCACGAAGCTGGTAGGTACCACAACCATTATACCTAAATTAAATGCTTGAGTATCATTTTTTGCAAAAGAGGCAATTATCATTCCCAATGCAATAGAACCAATTCCTCCAATGACTCCTATAAACATGGCCAGCACAATGGAGTTTAAACCTCCTTGCCAGTTGAAACCCATTATCAAAGCAACTGTAAGTAGAATTAAAACCTGAATAGCTGCCACTATTGACCATGGGATTAGTGCACCAAATAACATGTCAAATGATCGCATTTTGGATATTCTTAAACGAGCTAAAGTACCTTTTTCCACTTCCTTGGTTAAACTGGCTGCCACTGTAGTGGCCAGAAGTAAAATGGCAAACAGCATCATTCCTGGAGCTAGGAAGTCAAACTGGGAAAAAGATTCCGTCCCAGAAACTGATTCCACATCTCCTTCAAACAATTTTAGAGGTTTAGCCGAAGATCCTGATGTCTGGCTTTGGATATTGGCCACCAGATTATCCTGATACTCCCCTATTATTTTAATCAATACTACTTGAGAAACTGCAAAGCCCATGCTGGATGAATCTCCACTAATAATTAATTTAAGGGTATCGTTATTTGAATTATTATTAGATGATGTTGTTCCTGTTGTTTGCGCAGTGATTGAATCCTCCATTTTATCCACAGTAGTTTGTGAAAAATTTTTGGGAATTATGATCATTGCATCAGCTTCTTTAAGCTGTATAAGCTTATTTGCAGAAGATTCTGAAGTATTTATAACGTTAAATAACTTAACATCACTATCTTCATATTCAGAATCACGTAAAATTTCGGTTAGATTATTTCCAAAATTAACATCTTCATTGGTTAATGGCATCGTTGCACCTTCATCAAGGTTAACAACTGCCAGATTATGAGTTTCATTACTTGTACCCATACCCCCAAAGGCAATTCCAAAAATGATCATGAAAAACATGGGAAAGAGCAATATCATGAAAAGACCTCTGCGGTCTCTTATAAGTTCTTTAAAATCTTTAATGGCTACACTGATGAATTTCATGTTACTCCCTCAAACTGGTTCCAGTTAATTCAATGAAAACATCCTCCAATGTATTGGGGTGCAGTGATAAATCAGCAATCTCATTATTCATTTCCTGAACTTTATTCATTATCTCTGGAAGTTTCCCAACTGCATTTAAAGTCTTTATGTTTATTTTACCATCAACTTCAGTAATTGAATCAATATTTTCTATGGTTTTAAGTCTAAAAATCACTTCCTGATTCATTTTAGAATCAGCCAAGTGTATCTCCACTATATCTCCCTCACCAAACTCTTTTTTAAGATTTTCAGGAGTATCCAGTCGTAACAGTTTTCCATGATCAATTATGGCAATGCGATCTGAAAGTCCGTCTGCTTCATCCATTAAATGTGTGGTTAAAATAACTGTTTTCCCTTCATTATCCCTCAATGAACGGATGAAATTCCATAGAACCCTTCTTGATTGAGGATCAAGTCCCTCTGAAGGTTCATCCAGAACTACTATCTCTGGAGAGTGTATTAATGCCATAGCTAGATTTAATCTGCGTTTCATTCCTCCGGATAGGTTAGAAACCATTGTGTTTGCTTTATCCGTTAGTATAAGGTCTTCTAATAGGTTTTTTACTCTAGTTTTCAATATATCCTCTGGAACTTCGTACATTTGGCCCATGAACTTCAAACTCTCTTTACAGGTAAGGCTTTCCCATAAAACTATGTCTTGAGGACATATTCCAATTTTAAGTCTATCTGCATGGGCAATGTCTTCACCATCAATTAATATTTCCCCACCAGTTGGGCGAAGTAAACCCACCATCATCTTGATTGATGTGGTTTTTCCAGCACCATTAGGGCCTAAAAATCCAAATACTTCCCCTCTTTTTATTTTTAAATTAAGATTATCTACTGCTACAAAATCTCCAAAAGATTTAAAGAGATTTTTTGCCTCGATTATGAACTCATTCACCATAATATCTTCCTGGCATTCTTTTTTAAATCAAGAATTTATTTATAAAAATAACAAAATGTCAATTACTATAAATATCAGTAAAATGGGATTTTTAGGAAATCTAATTTACTATTTTTTTACATTATGCCAATATCATTAGCCTCTGCTAATCTTTCACATGATCCACGGTCATGGTGAGTCTTAAGAGTCACCCACTCATAAAGGGTCATGGTAATTACAGGACCAAATGCAGCCTCCTGAATGTTTTCAAGCAGTATTTCATCCAATTTCGCAGGATCATCCTTTAGTTAGGCGTAGTCATACATGCAATTATCACGGAAATATCGGCCCGGTCTTTCAATGAATAACCCATTTTCCTTGCACTGTGGACATTTTAGGTAGATTTAAGATTTCATAATACTAATAAGATTCTTATGTTAAATCAATTTTTGGGCCTTAATGGTCAATGCACTCCCATTTATGAATTAACTGGTGAATTTTAAAATTAATTAATCCATATGCCTTATACCATGTTTCCAAGAAAATCTGAAGCATATATTCAGCAATATTGTCATTAATACTTTTTTTACTCATGGCTGCACATATTTATTAAGTATTCAAACACATACCTTATAATACATAATAATAGGACGGGGAAATATGAAAAAAATAACAAATAAGCCCTGGTTTGGGCCTAAACGTGTTGGTTATGGGCCGGCTCCAAGAACGTGGCAAGGATGGGTTATTACCCTGGTGTGGTTGATATCGATAGTTTCGACTTTACTTTATCTGCATAGCATTTCTGCATTGACCATTGTCAATATCGCAATCGTAATCATAGTTGCAGCAATCATTCTTTTAACCATTGCTGCTTTAACCTATGGGCCAGATGAAGATGAAAAAAGTTAATTTTTTCAAAAGTTAGTTTTTTCAATATTCTTCTTTTTAATGGGAAAATTCAGGAAAAAAATAATTCCAGGTTAAAAAATGTATAAAACGTATAATAACATCTGGGAAAGACTGGGGATTTTTCTAGGGCCAATACTGATAACTATTTTCATCTGCTTCAAAGTTAGTGACCCTAATTTTTCATGGCTTGCTTTTTTATACTGGATTCATCTACCACTGGTTATGATCCATGAAACAGAAGAGTATATTCTCTCTCCAATCGGGTTTGAAAAATTCGCCAACTATTACACGGTATTGAGTAAAGATCCACCAGAGGAAGACTCACCCCTATCGCCAGCTTACAAATTATTTGTAAACATGTCCATTTGGATTTGGGCTGTACTGGGTGCGTTACTGGTCACTGTTTTACCATGGGTTGGTATGGGGTTAATATTCTTCCAGTTACTCATAAACGGCATACAACATACCATTATCTTCCAGATAAAAAAACCAGGTTATAATCCTGGATTTTTAACCACCTGGTTGGTTTTAAACCCATTTTGTGTGGTAACCATCTTCTATGCCTATCATGCCCATGCTTTAAGCTCCCTGGACTGGCTACTTTCATTGGTACTGGGTGTTGGTTTTATAGGGGTCCTGCTTCTGAAAACCACTAGTAAACGAAAAGAAGAATAGGTACTAATTTTTCATTTTATTAATTATTTTTCTAATTTGTTTAGTGGATTAAAATAAAAATAAAATTTAATTCATGGTATCACCATGTTAAATTCGTAATCAAAACCTGAAAAAAGTTCTAAAAATTCTTTTAAATCTTCAGGATTTCCTTTAAATTTTGATTTGTCATTTGTAATTTCATCATAACTGGTTTCACCAAGCAGTAGGGCTACAAATGTTGGAATGGAAAGAGCCAGTTCAATGTCGGGTGATGTTTCCTGGTAGTTCATCCGGGGTATTAAAACCGAATCTTCAAAATCCAGGTTGCATTTTTGGTTTCTATCGGTTAAATCCAGGTTTATTTTAATTTCTTTCCCTTCTGCTATATTTTTGTCTATTAAAAGTCCCATAAATTCGAATAATAATTCTGTGGGCATATTTAAGAGTGCATCTGTTATATCTACCGATGTGGCAATTTTGTTTCCTCTTAATTCAGCAGCACCCACTAGGAAATTATTTCTCCATGTTCCACTTTCTGTCTGGTATCCTAACTGTTCCAGTGCATCTGCTTCTAAATAACGGGCATTTTTGTTGCTGGGATCGGCAAATACCAGGTGTTTGCATACCTCAGCCACCCAACGGTAATCCCCTTCATCAAAGGATTTTTTAGCTTTCCTGAGAACTTCTTCTGGTCCGCCCATGAATTCCACATATCTTTTAGCAGCTTCTTCTGGTGGTAGAGCGTACAGGTTTGCTGGATTTCCGTCGTACCAGCCTAAATAGAACTGGTATATGGCCTTTGAATTGTGGTTGAAACTACCATAATAATCCCTTAAGTACCATTCATTCTCCAAGCTTGGGGGGAGTTTCATTTCTTCTGCTATTTCAATTGGTGTGTGTCCCTGATTAGCCAATCTTAAGGATTGGTCATGTAAAAACTTGTAGGCATTTCTCTCCTTTTTTAGCATGTCAATGATCTTGTTATTTCCCCATTTAGGCCAGTGATGCTGTGCTATGAGAGTCTCTATTTCATCACCGTAGGTGAGTAGTATGCTGTCAATTGCTTTCCACCATTTCTTGGCATCCCGTACCTTGGCACCTC carries:
- a CDS encoding COG4280 domain-containing protein, with the protein product MIWSLFLPAFLASIVEFVEALTIVLAIGTTINWKSSLWGAVAGFAVLAVLVAVFGSAIVLFVPIDILRIVIGVILVLFGIQWLEKAILRYTGLKAKHDEARIYETRRHEFDDMGEDSSKFSKFGFLTSFKSVLLEGLEVAVIVITFGLTGATDAFQGLSTTSIAALMALIVVMVLGVAIRKPLTNIPENTLKFMVGIMLVTFGTFWSGEGLGITWPLSDLFILVLIAYYLLLCLLLIKWISQRTLNSNIKEPTQQKYPIPLRILRELFDFFCGDWTVFWGFTITIVAVFFLHSISAFPSAPLLLGAILVAGITISLWAAMGRQSQSMQTKS
- a CDS encoding HXXEE domain-containing protein, with protein sequence MDLSILWLVPIAYFIHIIEEAPRFMPFAIKYYGQPKNYKEFFVGNIILMAYVLISVSLAIFYTNEWTMVIGLATAAWIFTNFLMHAYYTLRYGEYSPGVVTASAIYAPVTVFIYYNFIISGILSTTDIILSMILGFVIMYVPTLMQMKRHGKI
- a CDS encoding FtsX-like permease family protein is translated as MLGIIIGVATLLLLMGAGTGMKAYTKDKMQSMAGDITIYNSSGGAYSSGEYYLDSEAVSKIQNMSQLYNVKDETAFSSEINRTPIYVVGVSSWDQYKVNGTNGVVVDQTLVDKFDYKIGSKIVINDKEFTITGTTKQKTMQGLVLLDIDQALPLNDNKVSDVTASVKGDPDTVKNTVESQVPGTMAMTQSDYSKQIDDAMNGIMLFIGAIASIGLIVGVISIVNIMLVNVTERTREIGVLKAIGFTNREVLGSILMEAGLLGFIGSIFGLIIAAVLLQLAITFYGAQLGVEDITLMYMLPVWLVLSVVGGATVLSVLAGLYPAWRASRLNVVEALRYD
- a CDS encoding alkyl/aryl-sulfatase, yielding MEEFTKNSKDASQITKKFNEELKEKLPFSDDVDFKEAQKGFIETDESLIIKGDDATILWDMKGYEFLKGEWEPTVNPSLWRQAQLNLYSGLYKVQDRVYQIRSYDIANITIIEGDSGIIVIDPLVSNETARAGMELYYKNRGTKPVKAVIYTHSHVDHYGGVKGVISQEQVDKGEVQVIAPEGFMEEAMSENVYAGNAMLRRANYMYGFTLNKSARGQVDVGLGKNASVGSSSLIAPTTIIRKSGEKITVDGVDIEFLMASGTEAPAEFMMYYPQFKLFNAAEVVTHHIHNILTLRGAKVRDAKKWWKAIDSILLTYGDEIETLIAQHHWPKWGNNKIIDMLKKERNAYKFLHDQSLRLANQGHTPIEIAEEMKLPPSLENEWYLRDYYGSFNHNSKAIYQFYLGWYDGNPANLYALPPEEAAKRYVEFMGGPEEVLRKAKKSFDEGDYRWVAEVCKHLVFADPSNKNARYLEADALEQLGYQTESGTWRNNFLVGAAELRGNKIATSVDITDALLNMPTELLFEFMGLLIDKNIAEGKEIKINLDLTDRNQKCNLDFEDSVLIPRMNYQETSPDIELALSIPTFVALLLGETSYDEITNDKSKFKGNPEDLKEFLELFSGFDYEFNMVIP
- a CDS encoding ABC transporter permease, which produces MKFISVAIKDFKELIRDRRGLFMILLFPMFFMIIFGIAFGGMGTSNETHNLAVVNLDEGATMPLTNEDVNFGNNLTEILRDSEYEDSDVKLFNVINTSESSANKLIQLKEADAMIIIPKNFSQTTVDKMEDSITAQTTGTTSSNNNSNNDTLKLIISGDSSSMGFAVSQVVLIKIIGEYQDNLVANIQSQTSGSSAKPLKLFEGDVESVSGTESFSQFDFLAPGMMLFAILLLATTVAASLTKEVEKGTLARLRISKMRSFDMLFGALIPWSIVAAIQVLILLTVALIMGFNWQGGLNSIVLAMFIGVIGGIGSIALGMIIASFAKNDTQAFNLGIMVVVPTSFVVGAFFQLPQVVVGEIMGRSFQIYDILPWTHILNALKSVLIYGNGLSAITYDLAWSAVLTAILFIIGMGLFSRFRLSVEN
- a CDS encoding histone-like protein, which encodes MELPKAPVGRIMKNAGAPRVSKDAWDILRDYLRQLQE
- a CDS encoding helix-turn-helix transcriptional regulator translates to MKTEIKKFRKELKMTQEELAEAVDVTRQTIIALEQGRYNPSLILAYNVTKALKRKNIEEVFILEEI
- a CDS encoding ABC transporter ATP-binding protein, with product MTDILEIKEVWKTYQMGAEKINAIQGINFKVEDGAFIAVMGPSGSGKSTLLHLAGILDQPTKGDVILNGENIKELSGKQQAKLRRTKIGFIFQRFNLLSQLTAQENVMLPMIKPDQEKARKILDRVGLSGKYDRLPTQLSGGEEQRVAIARALANDPVLILADEQGNWTPQTAG
- a CDS encoding peptide ABC transporter ATPase — protein: MDLLTELNHEGMSIIIVTHDPMAAEYAHKTVKMKDGKIGNSS
- a CDS encoding ATP-binding cassette domain-containing protein, translating into MNEFIIEAKNLFKSFGDFVAVDNLNLKIKRGEVFGFLGPNGAGKTTSIKMMVGLLRPTGGEILIDGEDIAHADRLKIGICPQDIVLWESLTCKESLKFMGQMYEVPEDILKTRVKNLLEDLILTDKANTMVSNLSGGMKRRLNLAMALIHSPEIVVLDEPSEGLDPQSRRVLWNFIRSLRDNEGKTVILTTHLMDEADGLSDRIAIIDHGKLLRLDTPENLKKEFGEGDIVEIHLADSKMNQEVIFRLKTIENIDSITEVDGKINIKTLNAVGKLPEIMNKVQEMNNEIADLSLHPNTLEDVFIELTGTSLRE
- a CDS encoding HXXEE domain-containing protein, coding for MYKTYNNIWERLGIFLGPILITIFICFKVSDPNFSWLAFLYWIHLPLVMIHETEEYILSPIGFEKFANYYTVLSKDPPEEDSPLSPAYKLFVNMSIWIWAVLGALLVTVLPWVGMGLIFFQLLINGIQHTIIFQIKKPGYNPGFLTTWLVLNPFCVVTIFYAYHAHALSSLDWLLSLVLGVGFIGVLLLKTTSKRKEE
- a CDS encoding DUF488 domain-containing protein; translation: MIKIKNIQEPALNEDGFRIMVEEICVEDVDFEKSEVNLFLKEIAPSSNCYAFLNKNNLNFDKFKEQYRSELKNKKTLQGIIRNLEKENGTITLLYCSGDPVNNCAAVLKEKLQGYHVIRGSVSRIHGG